Proteins encoded by one window of Apus apus isolate bApuApu2 chromosome 17, bApuApu2.pri.cur, whole genome shotgun sequence:
- the PIK3R6 gene encoding phosphoinositide 3-kinase regulatory subunit 6 isoform X2: MESTEVESDILRRVRTLLRELDGHHPACQCNRGMLRWTLHKKIDQNPSNSSVLVRILVKELERAERGDFRHYIIPLLHTLMYTLIKAPCISEELCGRVYDFCKKLLTLPKPFCTIGLDYAIRLKMERTTPGMLYQRMVISEQSLKSDPYPYQEKIFIFADPDLLSEAICNALVTDMEAAQVSQSPQACMCYVITHALQAALGEGCNSTSLKRSLQDMPMSDVEHWFGQVVTAVECAGGQGSTGRSQHTARMEKIYHDVLSSCPAGDAPLGGLQGTPLPNPSFSFHLWTEDDQLWKELVLFIRPLSHTCEPSCLSQDLDNFEIPDIVSDCECCQQSRFSVLSTDSGIERDLPAAPEEPFSPCSTETEQSRLQRKGGIKKKPSPLEGVAFLQAGCNGPGVKSPAKPKRKPGIPPEPPAPLQRLHTARIVLLGDDRILGRLAQAYHSLRKRETRRVFLTPRLNLQFYYIPVVTGQPDTLAAADHAATGQEDLCEVARYLGRADPWYESNINTLCHVIPKLATMPSSPSKHLVTDLFITDVIAYYVRMGIQPVCFQVYAVKVFFSDSVQEPAEDVFLTELHTQVQDSIPHRELSMTKRKMTLDGPGIDLTVTYRKVVLSSRVKELAVSLRSTGLVMKTIPADEAEDLVCLNVNITEIVKINNLSGRSFSAVANRLKTRYIQIRSTEQRPFTVCLDKDSRRTYRNVIRQSCCHHCCCCKDQGHSHSIQMSRS; the protein is encoded by the exons atggAGAGCACAG AGGTGGAGTCAGACATCCTGCGCCGTGTCCGCACGCTGCTGCGGGAGCTGGACGGGCACCACCCCGCCTGCCAGTGCAACCGAG GGATGCTGCGATGGACCCTGCATAAAAAAATCGACCAGAATCCCAGTAACAGCTCTGTCCTGGTCAGAATCCTGGTGAAGGAGTTGGAAAGG GCAGAACGAGGTGACTTCAGACATTACATCATCCCCTTGCTGCACACACTGATGTACACCTTGATCAAG gCTCCCTGCATCTCTGAGGAGCTCTGTGGCAGAGTGTATGACTTTTGTAAGAAGCTGCTCACCCTGCCCAAGCCTTTCTGCACCATTGGCTTGGACTATGCCATCAGGCTGAAGATGGAAAGGACAACACCAG GTATGTTGTACCAAAGAATGGTCATTTCTGAACAAAGTCTCAAAAGTGACCCCTACCCTTACCAGGAAAA gaTTTTCATCTTTGCTGACCCAGATCTGCTCTCTGAAGCCATCTGCAATGCACTGGTCACCGACATGGAGGCGGCTCAGGTGTCCCAGAGCCCCCAGGCTTGCATGTGCTATGTGATCACCCAtgccctgcaggcagccctgggcgAGGGCTGCAACAGCACCAGCTTGAAGCGAAGCCTTCAG GACATGCCCATGAGCGATGTTGAGCACTGGTTTGGGCAAGTGGTGACAGCTGTGGAGTGTGCAGGAGGTCAGGGGAGCACAGGCCGCAGCCAGCACACAGCCAGGATGGAGAAGATTTACCACGATGTCCTCAGCTCTTGCCCAGCAG GTGATGCTCCCTTGGGAGGGTTGCAGGGTACCCCTCTGCCCAACCCCAGCTTCAGCTTTCACCTCTGGACAGAAGACGACCAGCTCT GGAAGGAACTGGTGCTATTTATCCGCCCACTGTCACACACCTGTGAGCCCAGCTGCCTAAGCCAGGACCTGGACAACTTTGAGATCCCAGACATCGTTTCAGACTGCGAGTGCTGTCAGCAGAGCCGCTTCTCCGTGCTCTCCACCGACAGCGGCATCGAGCGGGACCTGCCCGCGGCGCCCGAGGAGCCCTTCAGCCCCTGCAGCACGGAGACCGAGCAGTCCCGGCTCCAGAGGAAGGGTGGCATCAAAAAAAAGCCATCACCGCTGGAAGGCGTGGCTTTCCTGCAGGCTGGCTGCAACGGTCCTGGGGTGAAGTCCCCGGCAAAGCCAAAGAGGAAACCAGGAATTCCTCCGGAGCCTCCAGCCCCACTCCAGAGGCTTCACACTGCCCGCATCGTGCTGCTGGGGGATGATCGGATCCTGGGGCGCCTGGCCCAAGCCTACCACTCTCTGAG gAAACGAGAAACACGGCGAGTTTTCCTGACTCCCAGGCTGAACCTGCAATTCTACTACATCCCAGTGGTGACAGGGCAGCCAGACACCTTGGCCGCTGCG GACCACGCTGCCACCGGACAAGAGGATCTCTGTGAGGTGGCCAGGTACCTGGGCAGAGCCGACCCGTGGTATGAGAGCAACATCAACACGCTGTGCCATGTGATTCCCAAGCTGGCCACCATG ccttcctctcCGAGCAAACATCTTGTGACTGACCTGTTCATCACTGATGTGATCGCCTACTATGTCCGCATGGGCATCCAGCCTGTCTGCTTCCAGGTCTACGCTGTGAAG gttttcttcagTGACTCAGTGCAGGAGCCAGCTGAGGATGTATTCCTCACAGAGCTGCacacccaggtgcaggacagCATCCCCCACAGAG AGTTAAGCATGACCAAGAGGAAAATGACCCTGGATGGCCCTGGCATAGATCTCACAGTAACATACAGAAAG GTTGTGCTGAGCAGCCGGGTGAAGGAGCTGGCTGTGTCCCTGCGCTCCACCGGTCTGGTGATGAAAACCATCCCTGCTGATGAGGCTGAAG ACCTGGTGTGTCTGAATGTGAACATCACCGAAATCGTGAAGATCAACAACTTGTCAGGACGATCATTCTCA GCTGTGGCAAACAGGTTGAAAACACGCTACATCCAAatcaggagcacagagcagaggcCCTTCACGGTGTGTCTGGACAAGGACAGCAGAAGAACCTACAGAAATGTGATCAG GCAAAGCTgttgccaccactgctgctgctgcaaagaccaaggccactcCCACTCAATCCAAATGAGCAGAAGTTAA
- the PIK3R6 gene encoding phosphoinositide 3-kinase regulatory subunit 6 isoform X1: protein MESTEVESDILRRVRTLLRELDGHHPACQCNRGMLRWTLHKKIDQNPSNSSVLVRILVKELERAERGDFRHYIIPLLHTLMYTLIKAPCISEELCGRVYDFCKKLLTLPKPFCTIGLDYAIRLKMERTTPGMLYQRMVISEQSLKSDPYPYQEKIFIFADPDLLSEAICNALVTDMEAAQVSQSPQACMCYVITHALQAALGEGCNSTSLKRSLQDMPMSDVEHWFGQVVTAVECAGGQGSTGRSQHTARMEKIYHDVLSSCPAGDAPLGGLQGTPLPNPSFSFHLWTEDDQLWKELVLFIRPLSHTCEPSCLSQDLDNFEIPDIVSDCECCQQSRFSVLSTDSGIERDLPAAPEEPFSPCSTETEQSRLQRKGGIKKKPSPLEGVAFLQAGCNGPGVKSPAKPKRKPGIPPEPPAPLQRLHTARIVLLGDDRILGRLAQAYHSLRKRETRRVFLTPRLNLQFYYIPVVTGQPDTLAAADHAATGQEDLCEVARYLGRADPWYESNINTLCHVIPKLATMPSSPSKHLVTDLFITDVIAYYVRMGIQPVCFQVYAVKVFFSDSVQEPAEDVFLTELHTQVQDSIPHRELSMTKRKMTLDGPGIDLTVTYRKVVLSSRVKELAVSLRSTGLVMKTIPADEAEDLVCLNVNITEIVKINNLSGRSFSAVANRLKTRYIQIRSTEQRPFTVCLDKDSRRTYRNVISVEVSPCLEPSYCLQKTRAMKFSLPETEDVGLVKYMPKSLLLPINTFAGTIQ, encoded by the exons atggAGAGCACAG AGGTGGAGTCAGACATCCTGCGCCGTGTCCGCACGCTGCTGCGGGAGCTGGACGGGCACCACCCCGCCTGCCAGTGCAACCGAG GGATGCTGCGATGGACCCTGCATAAAAAAATCGACCAGAATCCCAGTAACAGCTCTGTCCTGGTCAGAATCCTGGTGAAGGAGTTGGAAAGG GCAGAACGAGGTGACTTCAGACATTACATCATCCCCTTGCTGCACACACTGATGTACACCTTGATCAAG gCTCCCTGCATCTCTGAGGAGCTCTGTGGCAGAGTGTATGACTTTTGTAAGAAGCTGCTCACCCTGCCCAAGCCTTTCTGCACCATTGGCTTGGACTATGCCATCAGGCTGAAGATGGAAAGGACAACACCAG GTATGTTGTACCAAAGAATGGTCATTTCTGAACAAAGTCTCAAAAGTGACCCCTACCCTTACCAGGAAAA gaTTTTCATCTTTGCTGACCCAGATCTGCTCTCTGAAGCCATCTGCAATGCACTGGTCACCGACATGGAGGCGGCTCAGGTGTCCCAGAGCCCCCAGGCTTGCATGTGCTATGTGATCACCCAtgccctgcaggcagccctgggcgAGGGCTGCAACAGCACCAGCTTGAAGCGAAGCCTTCAG GACATGCCCATGAGCGATGTTGAGCACTGGTTTGGGCAAGTGGTGACAGCTGTGGAGTGTGCAGGAGGTCAGGGGAGCACAGGCCGCAGCCAGCACACAGCCAGGATGGAGAAGATTTACCACGATGTCCTCAGCTCTTGCCCAGCAG GTGATGCTCCCTTGGGAGGGTTGCAGGGTACCCCTCTGCCCAACCCCAGCTTCAGCTTTCACCTCTGGACAGAAGACGACCAGCTCT GGAAGGAACTGGTGCTATTTATCCGCCCACTGTCACACACCTGTGAGCCCAGCTGCCTAAGCCAGGACCTGGACAACTTTGAGATCCCAGACATCGTTTCAGACTGCGAGTGCTGTCAGCAGAGCCGCTTCTCCGTGCTCTCCACCGACAGCGGCATCGAGCGGGACCTGCCCGCGGCGCCCGAGGAGCCCTTCAGCCCCTGCAGCACGGAGACCGAGCAGTCCCGGCTCCAGAGGAAGGGTGGCATCAAAAAAAAGCCATCACCGCTGGAAGGCGTGGCTTTCCTGCAGGCTGGCTGCAACGGTCCTGGGGTGAAGTCCCCGGCAAAGCCAAAGAGGAAACCAGGAATTCCTCCGGAGCCTCCAGCCCCACTCCAGAGGCTTCACACTGCCCGCATCGTGCTGCTGGGGGATGATCGGATCCTGGGGCGCCTGGCCCAAGCCTACCACTCTCTGAG gAAACGAGAAACACGGCGAGTTTTCCTGACTCCCAGGCTGAACCTGCAATTCTACTACATCCCAGTGGTGACAGGGCAGCCAGACACCTTGGCCGCTGCG GACCACGCTGCCACCGGACAAGAGGATCTCTGTGAGGTGGCCAGGTACCTGGGCAGAGCCGACCCGTGGTATGAGAGCAACATCAACACGCTGTGCCATGTGATTCCCAAGCTGGCCACCATG ccttcctctcCGAGCAAACATCTTGTGACTGACCTGTTCATCACTGATGTGATCGCCTACTATGTCCGCATGGGCATCCAGCCTGTCTGCTTCCAGGTCTACGCTGTGAAG gttttcttcagTGACTCAGTGCAGGAGCCAGCTGAGGATGTATTCCTCACAGAGCTGCacacccaggtgcaggacagCATCCCCCACAGAG AGTTAAGCATGACCAAGAGGAAAATGACCCTGGATGGCCCTGGCATAGATCTCACAGTAACATACAGAAAG GTTGTGCTGAGCAGCCGGGTGAAGGAGCTGGCTGTGTCCCTGCGCTCCACCGGTCTGGTGATGAAAACCATCCCTGCTGATGAGGCTGAAG ACCTGGTGTGTCTGAATGTGAACATCACCGAAATCGTGAAGATCAACAACTTGTCAGGACGATCATTCTCA GCTGTGGCAAACAGGTTGAAAACACGCTACATCCAAatcaggagcacagagcagaggcCCTTCACGGTGTGTCTGGACAAGGACAGCAGAAGAACCTACAGAAATGTGATCAG TGTGGAAGTGTCTCCTTGCCTAGAGCCCAGCTACTGCTTGCAAAAGACAAGGGCAATGAAATTCAGCCTGCCTGAAACAGAAGATGTAGGGCTTGTGAAATACATGCCCAAGTCTCTTCTGTTGCCTATCAACACATTTGCAGGCACTATCcaatga